The Mucilaginibacter sp. PAMB04168 genome contains the following window.
TGCCATTATCGTTCACCATTAAAATTTCGGGATGCTTTTGTGCCAGCCAGGCGGGTGGGGTAGGGCTGGAGGTACACATGATTACCTTTATGCCGTTTTTATGCGCCAGTTCAACAGCCTCATCCAGCCAGGCAAGATCAAACTTACCTTCCTCCGGCTCAATAAACGACCAGGCAAATTCGCCATAGTGCGTAAAATCAAAACCCAGCTCGGCCATTTTCTTTAAATCGCGTTGCCAGTAGGCATGTGGCCACTGCTCGGGGTAATAGTACGAGCCAATAGTCATCAAGTCTTTTTTAGGAAAGAAATGATCGGCACTTTGCGCATTGGATGGCCTGATGCCGGCTAAACAAAGCAGTATCAACGCTATAAAGTGGACGTAAAAAGGTTTGCGCATAATTTTAGGATTGGTGGTACTAAAGTAGCACATTTTTCACAGTCGCTTCTGCATATATAACCCAGAGCATTAAAAATGCAAAAGCCTTCCGGCTTATGGAAGGCTTTGCGTGTTTAGGTTAATTAGCTTTGTATGTGGCTGGGATCCATCCAAGTGTATTCCCAAAAGTGGCCGTCCAGGTCGGTAAAGCCATGGTTATACATAAAGCCGTAGTCTTGTACAGAGCTGAGTGCAGTAGCGCCGGCTTGTACAGCTTTTTTTATAATCTCATCTACCGCTTCCCTGCTATCAGCCGACAGGCAAAGGATGCATTCGTTAGCCACTGCTGTATCGGTAATTTCTTTTTTGGTAAAACTTTTAAAGAAGGGTTCGGTAAGCAGCATAACATATATCGTTTCGCTGACAATCATGCAGGTAGCTTTTTCATCGGTAAACTGTGGGTTAAAAGTATAGCCTAGTTCGGTAAAAAAAGCTATTGATTTGTTCAGATCCTTTACCGGAATATTCACAAAAATTTGAGTTGCCATGTTTTTTGGGTTTTTAAGTTGTTATACAAACATAGCTCGATTATAGCTAATAAGTACTGTACATAAACGACAAATTAAGGTGCCAAATCCGACATTCTACTAGTTTTTTCTTTCCTCTCCATCTACTATTTCACTTGCCCAACAAAAAATAAATAGAATAACACTTTGAAGGTAAGGGTATTTCTATTTACTTTGTTTTTGAAAGTACTTTTTAAATGAAAATATATAATTATGAAGACAAGTGCTCACTGGATTAACCATTTTACCACAAACCTAACCAAGCAAAGGATAAACTGGGATTTGGCCCCGGCATTAACACCACAACAGGTGAAGGTAATATTGCCATCGCTGCAAGCCTGGCAACTAGGCGAAACATCAGACGGGTATACGCTCATTAAGGCGGCTAACCGGTATGCCTGGCGCACCAGCGATGCCGATTATGTAAAAGCTGTTGAACTTTTCATCAAAGAGGAGCAGAAGCATGGTGAAAACCTGGGTCGTTACCTGGATGCGCTTCACCAGCCGCGTATTAAAAAGAATCTCGGTGATTCGCTGTTTCGATGGATGCGGCACTTTAACACCAGCATGGAGGCCTGGACACTGGTAGTGGTAACAGTTGAAAGTACGGCACAGATATTTTATCAGGCTTTAAAAGATGCCACTAATTGCGAACTGCTTAAACAGATATGTACCGATATTTTGATTGATGAGGCTTACCACATTACTTTTCAAACCGACAGGTTAGCTGTTATTTATGACAACCGCTCTGCATGGGGTAAAACCTGGCGTAAGTATTTTTATCAGTCGTTTTTTTACGGGACGGCCATAGTAGTTTGGGCCGCTCATTACCAATTATTCAGGGCGGGCGGTAACACCTTTAAGGGCTATATAAAAAAGATGCATCACAAGTATTTAAAAACGCTTAATCAGATTACCACCCTGCACCTGTTTGAGGTAGCATGACGATTCCCTTTATATTTATTTTAAACCAACTAACGTTTATTAACTGATGAAATACTTTGTAGATGAGCACTCCATTGTGCGGAAGATATGGGGCAAGGCTGATACGGTGCTGTTTATTTTTGCAGGTGCATCGGCCGAGTTTGCTTTAAATAAGGCGGTCGACTGGCTATACTTTACTGGCCGTTTGCCGGCCGATCCGCTCGGGCGTTTGTTTTCTACAGTGGAATACGCCCGGTTAATTCTTTTTTCGAAACATGACGATGCCCTTGCCGCCATCGATAAAATAACGGCCATACACCAGGGCGTTGAGCAGGTGCGCGGTGCAAAAATACCCGACTGGGCCTACCGCGACGTATTGTTTATGCTGATTGATTACTCCATCCGCTCGTTTGAGCTGTTGGAAAGAAAGCTGACTGCTGCAGAAAAACAGGAGATATTTGATACCTTTTACAAGGTTGGCAGCCGGATGGGCATAAGCGGGCTGCCGCTAACCTATACTGCATGGAAACCGATGCGCAAAAAACATTTAAAGGATGACCTGATCAAGAGTACTTACAGCGTGGATTTGTATACTAAATATAAGCAGCACCTGGGTAATTTACGTTACTTACTGCTCAAACAGGTACAAATGCTGCTTGTGCCAACACCAATCAAAGAAATGCTTCCGTTAGGCAAAACTTCGCTATTAAGGCCGGTTTTGTGGGCCTACAAAGTGGCCAGGAGCGTTAAGATAGACTGGTTGTTGAAAGAAGCCATATTGCCTACCCAGTATAAGGCGCAGATTAGAGGCCTGGATCAAAGTTTCTGAACGCACCAGGTGGTCATACAGCGGAGATTTTGCACGTTGGTGGTTTTAATTGGTTCATGAAGTTGGCCGTTGAGTTCGCTGGTATAGCGTAATAGCATGGGCTTGTTCACTAAAAAGCGCTCTGAACCATCAGGAAGTAAGTAACGGCCTTCGCCTATATCCATTACAAGATTTTCAATGCCAATATCTGAAGCTAAACGGGCAAAGAGGTAACCGCCCGGTTTAATTACACGCCAAACGGAGCGCAGCATAGCATCAAAGTGTTCAGGACTTTCCGCAAAGTGAAGCACAGCGCTACAAATGGCCAAATCAAAAGCGGCGTCGTCAAAAGGCAAGTTTTCAGCAGTGGCTACTGCAAAATTGATAGCCGGA
Protein-coding sequences here:
- a CDS encoding VOC family protein; the encoded protein is MATQIFVNIPVKDLNKSIAFFTELGYTFNPQFTDEKATCMIVSETIYVMLLTEPFFKSFTKKEITDTAVANECILCLSADSREAVDEIIKKAVQAGATALSSVQDYGFMYNHGFTDLDGHFWEYTWMDPSHIQS
- a CDS encoding ferritin-like domain-containing protein gives rise to the protein MKTSAHWINHFTTNLTKQRINWDLAPALTPQQVKVILPSLQAWQLGETSDGYTLIKAANRYAWRTSDADYVKAVELFIKEEQKHGENLGRYLDALHQPRIKKNLGDSLFRWMRHFNTSMEAWTLVVVTVESTAQIFYQALKDATNCELLKQICTDILIDEAYHITFQTDRLAVIYDNRSAWGKTWRKYFYQSFFYGTAIVVWAAHYQLFRAGGNTFKGYIKKMHHKYLKTLNQITTLHLFEVA
- a CDS encoding class I SAM-dependent methyltransferase, with the translated sequence MTLNTLQELYGNIDIYLFDQLLKGRYDDCRKVLDVGCGAGRNLFYFLRNGFDVYGIDPNAEAVKAVQDLSAALAPDNPAINFAVATAENLPFDDAAFDLAICSAVLHFAESPEHFDAMLRSVWRVIKPGGYLFARLASDIGIENLVMDIGEGRYLLPDGSERFLVNKPMLLRYTSELNGQLHEPIKTTNVQNLRCMTTWCVQKL
- a CDS encoding oxygenase MpaB family protein, producing the protein MKYFVDEHSIVRKIWGKADTVLFIFAGASAEFALNKAVDWLYFTGRLPADPLGRLFSTVEYARLILFSKHDDALAAIDKITAIHQGVEQVRGAKIPDWAYRDVLFMLIDYSIRSFELLERKLTAAEKQEIFDTFYKVGSRMGISGLPLTYTAWKPMRKKHLKDDLIKSTYSVDLYTKYKQHLGNLRYLLLKQVQMLLVPTPIKEMLPLGKTSLLRPVLWAYKVARSVKIDWLLKEAILPTQYKAQIRGLDQSF